Proteins encoded in a region of the Pseudomonas shahriarae genome:
- the dprA gene encoding DNA-processing protein DprA, translating into MSVIHTPDISPAELEARLRLHRMPELGPRRFKTLIEAFGCASKAIGAPASAWRSLGLPAACAEARRSAQVRDGASAALAWLERPAQHLLMWDQPDYPALLAELDDAPPLLFVAGTPAILEKPQLAMVGSRRASRPGMDTAAAFSRSLASAGFVITSGLALGIDGAAHQAALDVGGQTIGVLGTGLENFYPQRHRRLAEAMIAQGSAVVSEFPLDAGPQAGNFPRRNRIISGLSLGVLVVEASVASGSLITARLAAEQGREVYAIPGSIHHPGARGCHQLIRDGAVLVETIEHILEGLRGWQALSRPAPVAVTHPLVALLHAAPQTSESLAIASGQSLSQVLVSLTELELEGRVICESGRWLARS; encoded by the coding sequence ATGTCAGTCATTCATACCCCGGATATTTCCCCTGCCGAGCTCGAAGCCCGCCTGCGTTTGCACCGTATGCCGGAGTTGGGGCCAAGGCGTTTTAAAACATTGATCGAGGCCTTTGGCTGCGCCTCAAAAGCCATCGGCGCGCCAGCCAGTGCCTGGCGCTCCCTGGGGTTGCCGGCGGCCTGCGCCGAAGCCCGGCGCAGTGCGCAAGTGCGTGATGGCGCCAGCGCCGCATTGGCCTGGCTAGAGCGCCCGGCCCAGCATTTGTTGATGTGGGACCAGCCCGACTACCCAGCCTTGCTGGCCGAACTGGACGATGCGCCGCCGTTATTATTCGTGGCCGGCACGCCCGCTATCCTGGAAAAACCGCAGTTGGCCATGGTCGGCAGCCGACGCGCTTCGCGCCCTGGAATGGATACGGCGGCAGCCTTTTCCCGCAGCCTGGCGAGCGCCGGTTTTGTCATCACCAGTGGGTTGGCCCTGGGAATTGATGGGGCCGCCCATCAGGCGGCATTAGATGTCGGAGGGCAGACTATCGGGGTGCTGGGCACCGGCCTGGAAAATTTTTATCCACAGCGCCACCGCCGGCTCGCCGAGGCAATGATTGCTCAGGGCAGCGCGGTGGTTTCCGAGTTTCCGCTGGACGCCGGCCCCCAGGCTGGAAACTTCCCACGACGCAACCGCATTATCAGTGGTCTGTCCCTGGGCGTGCTGGTGGTGGAAGCCAGCGTGGCCAGTGGCTCGCTGATTACTGCGCGGCTGGCCGCCGAGCAGGGGCGCGAGGTGTATGCGATACCGGGCTCGATTCATCATCCGGGGGCCCGGGGCTGCCATCAGTTGATCCGTGACGGTGCGGTGTTGGTGGAAACCATCGAACACATTCTTGAAGGGTTGCGCGGCTGGCAGGCGTTGTCGCGGCCCGCGCCGGTGGCCGTGACCCACCCGCTGGTGGCGCTGCTGCACGCGGCGCCCCAGACCAGTGAAAGTTTGGCCATTGCCAGCGGGCAAAGCCTGTCCCAGGTGTTGGTGAGCCTTACCGAACTGGAGCTGGAGGGCCGGGTGATCTGTGAAAGCGGCCGCTGGCTCGCGCGCAGTTAG
- the trkA gene encoding Trk system potassium transporter TrkA yields MKIIILGAGQVGGTLAEHLASEANDITVVDTDAERLRGLGDRLDIRTVQGRASFPTVLRQAGADDADMLVAVTNSDETNMVACQVAHTLFHTPTKIARVREAAYLTRAGLFDNDAIPVDVLISPEQVVTHYIKRLIEIPGALQVIDFAEGKAQLVAVKAYYGGPLVGQQLRQLREHMPNVETRVAAIFRRDRPILPQGDTVIEADDEVFFIAAKANIRAVMSEMRRLDESYKRIVIAGGGQIGERLAEAIESRYQVKIIEMNAARCRYLSDTLDSTVVLQGSASDRDLLMEENIADADIFLALTNDDEANIMSSLLAKRLGAKKVMTIINNPAYVDLIQGGDIDIAISPQLATIGTLLAHVRRGDIVSVHSLRRGAAEAIEAIAHGDSKSSKVIGRAIRDIGLPPGTTIGAIIRDEEVIIAHDDTVIATGDHVILFLVDKKHIRDVEKLFHVGLSFF; encoded by the coding sequence ATGAAGATCATCATCCTCGGCGCAGGGCAGGTCGGCGGTACGCTGGCCGAGCACCTGGCCAGTGAAGCCAACGACATTACTGTGGTCGACACCGACGCCGAACGCCTGCGTGGCCTGGGTGACCGCCTGGATATCCGCACGGTCCAGGGCCGCGCCTCGTTCCCCACTGTGTTGCGTCAGGCCGGTGCCGACGATGCCGACATGCTGGTGGCGGTGACCAACAGTGACGAGACCAACATGGTCGCCTGCCAGGTCGCTCACACCCTGTTCCACACCCCGACCAAGATCGCCCGGGTGCGTGAAGCGGCCTACCTGACCCGCGCCGGGCTGTTCGACAACGACGCGATTCCGGTGGACGTGCTGATCAGCCCGGAGCAGGTGGTCACCCACTACATCAAGCGCCTGATCGAAATCCCCGGTGCACTGCAGGTGATCGACTTTGCCGAAGGCAAGGCGCAACTGGTGGCGGTCAAGGCCTACTACGGCGGGCCGCTGGTGGGCCAGCAACTGCGCCAGCTGCGCGAACATATGCCGAATGTGGAAACCCGCGTAGCCGCGATTTTCCGCCGCGACCGGCCGATCCTGCCCCAGGGCGACACGGTGATCGAAGCCGACGACGAAGTCTTCTTCATCGCCGCCAAGGCCAATATCCGTGCCGTGATGAGCGAAATGCGCCGGCTCGACGAGAGCTACAAGCGCATTGTCATCGCCGGCGGCGGGCAGATTGGCGAACGCCTGGCCGAGGCCATCGAAAGCCGCTACCAGGTGAAGATCATCGAGATGAACGCCGCGCGCTGCCGCTACTTGTCCGATACCCTCGACAGCACCGTGGTGCTGCAAGGCAGCGCGTCGGATCGTGACCTGCTGATGGAAGAAAATATCGCCGACGCGGATATCTTCCTGGCCCTGACCAACGATGACGAGGCCAACATCATGTCATCGCTGCTGGCCAAGCGGCTGGGGGCGAAGAAGGTGATGACCATCATCAACAACCCGGCCTATGTGGACCTGATCCAGGGCGGCGACATCGACATTGCCATCAGCCCGCAACTGGCCACCATCGGCACCTTGCTGGCCCACGTGCGGCGCGGCGATATCGTCAGCGTGCACTCATTGCGGCGCGGCGCGGCGGAAGCCATCGAGGCGATTGCCCATGGTGACTCCAAGTCGAGCAAGGTGATCGGCCGGGCGATTCGCGATATCGGCTTGCCACCGGGCACCACCATTGGCGCGATCATCCGCGATGAAGAAGTGATCATCGCCCATGACGACACGGTAATCGCCACGGGTGACCATGTGATTCTGTTCCTGGTGGATAAAAAACATATCCGCGATGTGGAGAAGCTGTTCCACGTGGGGTTGAGCTTTTTCTGA
- the def gene encoding peptide deformylase gives MAILNILEFPDSRLRTIAKPVAVVDDKVRQLVDDMFETMYEAPGIGLAATQVNVHLRVVVMDLSEDRSEPRVYINPEFEPLTDEMGEYQEGCLSVPEFYENVERPLRVKIKALDRDGKPFELIAEGLLAVCIQHECDHLNGKLFVDYLSTLKRDRIKKKLEKKHRQQA, from the coding sequence ATGGCTATTTTGAACATCCTCGAATTTCCGGACTCGCGCCTGCGCACTATCGCCAAACCGGTGGCCGTAGTGGACGACAAGGTTCGTCAGTTGGTCGATGACATGTTTGAAACAATGTATGAAGCACCGGGCATCGGCCTCGCCGCGACCCAGGTCAACGTGCACCTGCGCGTGGTGGTCATGGACCTGTCCGAAGACCGCAGCGAACCGAGGGTGTACATCAACCCGGAGTTCGAGCCGCTGACCGACGAGATGGGCGAATACCAGGAAGGCTGCCTGTCGGTGCCGGAGTTCTACGAGAACGTCGAGCGCCCGCTGCGCGTCAAGATCAAGGCCCTGGACCGCGATGGCAAACCCTTCGAGCTGATTGCCGAAGGCCTGTTGGCGGTGTGCATCCAGCATGAGTGCGACCACCTCAACGGCAAGCTGTTTGTCGATTACCTGTCCACGCTCAAACGCGACCGGATCAAGAAGAAACTGGAAAAGAAGCATCGCCAGCAAGCTTGA
- a CDS encoding tetratricopeptide repeat protein, whose product MLESLEKMLAKGVDNSLLRFGLGKGYLDLKDNAKAAEHLQRCVGFDPKYSAAWKLLGKAHAALGDKSAARQAWEQGITAAQAHGDKQAEKEMTVFLKKLDRQA is encoded by the coding sequence ATGCTCGAATCCCTGGAAAAAATGCTCGCCAAGGGTGTGGATAACTCGCTGCTGCGCTTTGGCTTGGGCAAGGGTTACCTGGACCTGAAAGACAACGCCAAGGCGGCCGAGCATTTGCAGAGGTGCGTCGGGTTTGACCCGAAGTATTCGGCGGCGTGGAAGCTGCTGGGCAAGGCACACGCTGCGCTGGGCGATAAAAGCGCAGCACGCCAGGCATGGGAGCAGGGGATTACAGCGGCCCAGGCCCACGGCGACAAGCAGGCCGAGAAAGAGATGACGGTGTTCCTGAAGAAACTCGACCGCCAAGCCTGA
- a CDS encoding DNA-3-methyladenine glycosylase I, translated as MPRCFWCSEDPLYMAYHDQEWGTPLRDAQGLFELLLLEGFQAGLSWITVLRKREHYRKVLFGFDPKRLAQLSDAEIEQLMLDPGIVRNRLKLNATRRNAAAWLALEDPVGLLWSFVGGVPKVNHFKDRSQVPAITPEAEAMSKALKKAGFTFVGPTICYAFMQASGMVMDHTQDCDRYADLVNAG; from the coding sequence ATGCCACGCTGCTTTTGGTGTTCTGAAGATCCGCTGTACATGGCTTATCACGATCAAGAGTGGGGAACGCCGCTGCGCGATGCGCAGGGTTTGTTCGAGTTGCTTTTGCTCGAAGGGTTCCAGGCGGGCCTGTCCTGGATCACCGTTTTACGCAAACGCGAGCATTATCGAAAGGTCTTGTTCGGTTTTGATCCAAAGCGCCTGGCGCAGTTGAGCGATGCCGAGATCGAGCAGTTGATGCTCGACCCAGGCATTGTGCGCAACCGCTTGAAACTCAATGCCACCCGGCGCAATGCCGCGGCCTGGCTGGCGCTGGAGGATCCGGTGGGGTTGCTCTGGTCGTTTGTCGGCGGCGTGCCCAAGGTCAATCATTTCAAGGATCGCAGCCAGGTCCCGGCGATTACGCCAGAGGCCGAAGCCATGAGCAAAGCCCTCAAGAAAGCCGGTTTTACGTTCGTCGGGCCGACCATCTGCTACGCGTTCATGCAGGCCTCAGGCATGGTCATGGACCACACCCAGGACTGCGACCGTTACGCGGACTTGGTCAACGCCGGTTAG
- the fmt gene encoding methionyl-tRNA formyltransferase — translation MTEPLRIVFAGTPEFAAEHLKALLASPYEIVAVYTQPDRPAGRGQKLMPSPVKQLALEHGIVVLQPPTLRNAEAQAELAALQPDLLVVVAYGLILPQAVLDIPRLGCINSHASLLPRWRGAAPIQRAVQAGDAESGVTVMRMEAGLDTGPMLLKVTTPITAQDTGGSLHDRLAEMGPPAVVEAIAGLAAGTLQGEAQDDSLATYAHKLNKDEARIDWSRPAVELERLVRAFNPWPICHSTLNGEALKVLAATLAEGSGAPGEIIGASKEGLLVACGEQALCLTRLQLPGGKALNFSDLFNSRREKFAPGIILGVDA, via the coding sequence ATGACCGAGCCACTGCGCATCGTTTTTGCCGGCACCCCTGAATTTGCCGCCGAACACCTCAAGGCCCTGCTTGCCAGCCCTTATGAAATCGTCGCGGTGTACACCCAGCCGGATCGCCCGGCCGGCCGTGGGCAAAAACTGATGCCCAGCCCGGTCAAGCAGCTTGCCCTGGAACACGGCATTGTCGTGCTGCAACCGCCAACCCTGCGCAATGCCGAGGCCCAGGCTGAACTGGCCGCGCTGCAGCCGGACCTGCTGGTGGTGGTGGCCTACGGCCTGATCCTCCCCCAGGCGGTGCTGGATATCCCGCGCCTGGGCTGCATCAACAGCCATGCCTCGCTGCTGCCGCGCTGGCGCGGTGCGGCGCCGATCCAGCGCGCGGTGCAAGCCGGTGACGCCGAAAGCGGCGTGACCGTGATGCGCATGGAAGCCGGCCTGGACACCGGGCCGATGCTGCTCAAGGTCACCACGCCCATCACCGCACAGGACACCGGCGGCAGCCTGCACGACCGCCTGGCGGAGATGGGCCCGCCTGCGGTGGTAGAGGCGATTGCCGGTCTCGCTGCTGGCACCTTGCAGGGTGAAGCGCAGGACGACAGCCTCGCCACCTACGCCCACAAGCTGAACAAGGACGAAGCACGCATCGACTGGAGCCGCCCGGCCGTGGAGCTGGAGCGCCTGGTACGCGCCTTCAACCCGTGGCCGATCTGCCACAGCACCCTCAATGGCGAAGCCTTGAAAGTCCTCGCCGCCACCCTGGCCGAAGGCAGCGGCGCCCCCGGTGAAATCATCGGCGCCAGCAAGGAAGGCCTGCTGGTGGCCTGCGGCGAACAGGCACTGTGTCTGACCCGTCTGCAATTGCCCGGTGGCAAGGCGCTGAACTTCAGTGATTTGTTCAACAGCCGTCGTGAGAAATTTGCCCCCGGCATCATCCTCGGAGTGGACGCTTGA
- the rsmB gene encoding 16S rRNA (cytosine(967)-C(5))-methyltransferase RsmB: MNPRLAAAKALAAVLNGKASLNSSLPVQLDKVEDRDRGFTQDLAFGTARWQPRLSALAAKLLQKPFKAADADVEALLLVGLYQLLYSRVPAHAAIGETVGCADKLKKPWAKALLNAVLRRAQRESEGLLAELEHDPVVRTAHPRWLQKSLKAFWPEQWEAICAANNAHPPMILRVNRRHHSRDAYLQLLAEAGINASACVYSQDGIVLETAGDVRSLPGFAEGWISVQDEAAQLAADLLDLAPGQRVLDACCAPGGKTCHIMEVEPGLAGVVAVDLEAKRLVRVRENLARLGLDAELIAADGRDTATWWDGKPFQRILLDAPCSATGVIRRHPDIKLTRQPDDIAALAVLQGELLDALWPTLEVGGILLYATCSTLPTENTEVIEAFLARTSGARELDIATTAGIKQSHGRQLLAQEGGHDGFYYAKLIKIAAARG; this comes from the coding sequence ATGAACCCGCGTTTGGCCGCCGCCAAGGCCCTGGCCGCCGTGCTCAATGGCAAGGCCTCCCTGAACAGCTCGTTGCCGGTGCAACTGGATAAAGTCGAAGACCGTGATCGCGGCTTCACCCAGGACTTGGCCTTTGGCACCGCCCGCTGGCAGCCGCGTCTGTCGGCGCTGGCGGCCAAGCTGCTGCAAAAGCCGTTCAAGGCCGCCGATGCCGACGTCGAGGCGTTGCTGCTGGTGGGGCTGTACCAATTGCTCTACAGCCGGGTGCCGGCCCACGCCGCCATCGGCGAAACCGTAGGCTGCGCCGACAAGCTGAAAAAGCCCTGGGCCAAGGCCTTGCTCAATGCCGTGCTGCGCCGCGCCCAGCGCGAAAGCGAGGGGTTGCTGGCCGAGCTCGAACACGACCCGGTAGTGCGCACTGCGCACCCGCGCTGGCTGCAAAAATCCCTCAAGGCGTTCTGGCCAGAGCAGTGGGAAGCCATCTGCGCCGCCAACAATGCCCACCCGCCAATGATTCTGCGGGTCAATCGTCGCCATCACAGCCGCGATGCCTATCTCCAATTACTGGCAGAGGCCGGCATCAATGCCAGCGCCTGTGTGTACAGCCAGGACGGCATCGTGCTGGAGACCGCAGGCGATGTGCGCAGCCTGCCAGGCTTTGCCGAAGGCTGGATCAGTGTGCAGGACGAAGCCGCGCAACTGGCCGCCGACCTGCTTGACCTGGCGCCGGGCCAACGGGTGCTGGACGCCTGCTGCGCGCCGGGCGGCAAGACCTGTCACATCATGGAAGTCGAGCCCGGCCTGGCCGGCGTCGTCGCCGTCGACCTGGAAGCCAAGCGCCTGGTACGCGTGCGCGAAAATCTTGCGCGCCTGGGCCTGGACGCCGAGCTGATTGCCGCCGATGGGCGCGACACCGCCACCTGGTGGGATGGCAAGCCGTTCCAGCGCATCCTGCTGGACGCGCCATGTTCCGCCACCGGTGTGATCCGCCGCCATCCGGATATCAAGCTGACCCGCCAACCCGACGACATCGCCGCCCTGGCTGTGCTGCAAGGCGAGTTGCTGGACGCGTTGTGGCCGACGCTGGAGGTCGGTGGCATCCTGCTCTACGCCACCTGCTCGACGTTGCCGACCGAAAACACCGAAGTGATCGAAGCCTTCCTCGCCCGCACCAGCGGCGCGCGGGAGTTGGACATTGCCACCACCGCCGGCATCAAGCAGTCCCACGGCCGCCAGTTGCTCGCGCAGGAAGGCGGGCACGATGGCTTCTATTACGCCAAGCTGATCAAGATTGCCGCTGCACGCGGTTGA
- a CDS encoding L-threonylcarbamoyladenylate synthase, translating to MVNRWRVQQAAREVRAGAVIAYPTEAVWGLGCDPWNEEAVDRLLAIKGRSVDKGLILVADNIRQFDFLFEDFPDTWIDRMASTWPGPNTWLVPHQDLLPEWITGKHDTVALRVTDHPLVRDLCSLVGPLISTSANPQGRPAARTRIRVEQYFRGQVDLVLGGRLGGRKNPSLIRDLATGEVRRPS from the coding sequence ATGGTCAACAGGTGGCGTGTGCAACAAGCCGCACGAGAAGTTCGCGCTGGCGCGGTGATTGCCTATCCGACCGAGGCTGTGTGGGGCCTGGGCTGCGACCCGTGGAACGAAGAAGCGGTAGATCGCCTGCTGGCGATCAAGGGCCGCTCGGTGGATAAGGGCTTGATCCTGGTCGCCGACAATATCCGGCAATTCGATTTTCTATTCGAAGACTTCCCGGACACCTGGATCGACCGCATGGCCAGTACCTGGCCGGGGCCCAACACCTGGCTGGTCCCCCACCAGGACCTGCTGCCTGAATGGATTACCGGTAAGCACGACACGGTAGCGTTGCGGGTCACTGATCACCCGCTGGTGCGGGATTTGTGTTCGCTGGTGGGGCCACTGATCTCCACCTCGGCCAACCCCCAGGGCCGGCCGGCGGCGCGCACGCGGATCCGGGTAGAGCAGTATTTCCGGGGGCAGGTAGACCTGGTGCTGGGTGGGCGCCTGGGTGGGCGCAAGAACCCTAGTTTGATTCGGGATCTGGCGACGGGCGAGGTTCGGCGCCCGTCCTGA
- the glyQ gene encoding glycine--tRNA ligase subunit alpha — translation MSQPTPAVRTFQDLILALQQYWAEQGCVVLQPYDMEVGAGTFHTATFLRAIGPETWNAAYVQPSRRPTDGRYGENPNRLQHYYQFQVVLKPNPDNFQELYLGSLKHVGLDPLVHDIRFVEDNWESPTLGAWGLGWEVWLNGMEVTQFTYFQQAGGIECYPVTGEITYGLERLAMYLQGVDSVYDLVWADGPFGKVTYGDVFHQNEVEQSTYNFEHANVEKLFELFDFYESEAKRLIELDQPLPLPSYEMVLKASHTFNLLDARRAISVTARQQYILRVRTLARSVAQAYLLARAKLGFPMATPDLRDEVLAKLEAAQ, via the coding sequence GTGAGCCAGCCTACGCCAGCCGTGCGTACCTTCCAAGACTTGATCCTCGCCCTCCAGCAATACTGGGCCGAGCAAGGTTGTGTGGTACTTCAGCCCTACGATATGGAAGTAGGCGCCGGCACTTTCCACACCGCAACATTCCTGCGGGCCATCGGCCCGGAAACCTGGAACGCCGCTTATGTGCAGCCCAGTCGTCGCCCGACTGACGGCCGCTACGGCGAAAACCCCAACCGCCTGCAGCACTACTATCAGTTCCAGGTCGTCCTCAAGCCAAACCCGGACAACTTCCAGGAGCTGTACCTGGGCTCGCTGAAACATGTCGGCCTGGACCCGCTGGTCCACGACATTCGTTTCGTCGAAGACAACTGGGAGTCGCCAACGCTCGGCGCCTGGGGCCTGGGCTGGGAAGTCTGGCTCAACGGCATGGAAGTCACGCAGTTCACTTACTTCCAGCAAGCGGGCGGCATCGAGTGCTACCCGGTGACCGGCGAGATCACTTACGGTCTCGAGCGCCTGGCCATGTACCTACAAGGCGTGGACTCGGTCTACGACCTGGTGTGGGCTGACGGCCCGTTCGGCAAAGTGACCTACGGCGATGTGTTCCACCAGAACGAAGTGGAGCAGTCGACCTACAACTTCGAACACGCCAACGTCGAGAAGCTGTTCGAACTGTTCGACTTCTACGAAAGCGAAGCCAAGCGCCTGATCGAACTGGATCAGCCGCTGCCGTTGCCGAGCTACGAAATGGTCCTGAAGGCATCCCACACCTTCAACCTGCTGGACGCCCGCCGTGCCATCTCGGTAACCGCGCGCCAGCAATACATCCTGCGTGTACGCACCCTGGCGCGTTCCGTCGCCCAAGCCTACCTGCTGGCTCGCGCCAAGCTGGGCTTCCCGATGGCAACCCCGGACCTGCGTGATGAAGTGTTGGCTAAGCTGGAGGCTGCACAATGA
- the glyS gene encoding glycine--tRNA ligase subunit beta, producing MSAQDFLVELGTEELPPKALNTLADAFLAGIEKGLQTAGLKFEAKKVYAAPRRLAVLLTALETQQPDRNINLDGPPRQAAFDAEGNPTQAALGFAKKCGVELSEIDQSGPKLRFSQVIKGKPTASLLPTIVEDSLNDLPIPKRMRWGARKEEFVRPTQWLVMLLGDQVIDCTILAQKAGRDSRGHRFHHPENVRITSPANYLNDLRAAYVLADANERRELISKRTEELARLQEGTAIVPPSLLDEVTALVEWPVPLVCSFEERFLDVPQEALITTMQDNQKYFCLLDVDGKLLPRFITVANIESKDPQQIIAGNEKVVRPRLTDAEFFFKQDKKQKLEDFNLRLQNVVFQEKLGSVYDKAVRVSKLAAYIAPRIGGDATLAARAGLLCKCDLATEMVGEFPEMQGVAGYYYALNDGEPEDVALALNEQYMPRGAGAELPTTLTGAAVAIADKLDTLVGIFGIGMLPTGSKDPYALRRAALGVLRILIDKQLDLDLTQAVVFAVGQFGSKVKQAGLAEQVLEFVFDRLRARYEDEGVDVSVYLSVRALQPGSALDFDQRVQAVQAFRKLPEADALAAVNKRVSNLLSKAEGLGNADVDPGLFADAKEFSLNSAIAKAENAVKPLIAERNYAEALARLATLREPVDAFFEAVMINAEDASVRKNRYAMLARLRGLFVNIADISTLS from the coding sequence ATGAGTGCTCAAGATTTCCTGGTTGAACTGGGCACCGAAGAGCTGCCACCCAAGGCCCTGAACACCCTGGCCGATGCATTTTTGGCCGGTATCGAAAAAGGCCTGCAGACTGCCGGCCTGAAGTTTGAAGCCAAGAAGGTCTACGCCGCGCCACGTCGCCTGGCGGTATTGCTGACCGCGCTGGAAACCCAGCAGCCGGACCGCAACATCAACCTCGACGGCCCGCCACGCCAGGCCGCTTTCGATGCCGAAGGCAACCCGACCCAGGCAGCCCTTGGTTTTGCCAAGAAGTGTGGCGTCGAGCTGAGCGAGATCGACCAGAGCGGCCCGAAACTGCGGTTCAGCCAGGTCATCAAGGGCAAGCCAACCGCCAGCCTGTTGCCGACCATCGTTGAAGATTCCCTCAATGACCTGCCGATCCCCAAGCGCATGCGCTGGGGTGCACGCAAGGAAGAATTCGTACGTCCGACCCAATGGTTGGTGATGCTGCTCGGTGATCAAGTCATCGACTGCACTATCCTGGCCCAGAAGGCCGGCCGCGACTCCCGTGGCCACCGCTTCCACCACCCGGAAAACGTGCGCATCACTTCGCCGGCCAACTACCTCAACGACCTGCGTGCAGCCTATGTGCTGGCGGATGCCAACGAGCGTCGCGAGCTGATCAGCAAGCGCACCGAAGAGCTGGCCCGCCTGCAGGAAGGCACGGCCATCGTGCCGCCAAGCCTGCTCGACGAAGTGACCGCGCTGGTTGAATGGCCGGTACCGCTGGTGTGCTCGTTCGAAGAGCGCTTCCTCGATGTGCCGCAAGAAGCCCTGATCACCACCATGCAGGACAACCAGAAGTATTTCTGCCTGCTGGATGTGGACGGCAAGTTGCTGCCGCGCTTTATCACCGTGGCCAACATCGAGAGCAAGGACCCGCAGCAGATCATCGCCGGTAACGAGAAAGTCGTGCGCCCGCGCCTGACTGACGCCGAGTTCTTCTTCAAGCAAGACAAGAAGCAGAAGCTCGAAGACTTCAACCTGCGCCTGCAGAACGTGGTGTTCCAAGAGAAGCTGGGCAGCGTCTACGACAAGGCTGTGCGGGTTTCCAAGCTGGCGGCCTACATCGCGCCACGCATTGGCGGCGACGCCACCCTGGCGGCACGTGCGGGCCTGCTGTGCAAATGCGACCTGGCTACCGAGATGGTCGGCGAGTTCCCGGAAATGCAAGGCGTTGCCGGTTACTACTACGCGCTCAATGACGGCGAGCCTGAAGACGTCGCCCTGGCCCTGAACGAGCAGTACATGCCGCGCGGTGCTGGCGCCGAGCTGCCGACCACCCTGACCGGTGCCGCGGTGGCCATCGCTGACAAGCTGGACACCCTGGTCGGTATCTTCGGCATCGGCATGTTGCCGACCGGCAGCAAAGACCCGTATGCCCTGCGCCGTGCGGCCCTGGGCGTGCTGCGCATCCTGATCGACAAGCAGTTGGACCTCGACCTGACCCAGGCCGTGGTATTTGCCGTCGGCCAGTTTGGTAGCAAGGTCAAGCAAGCCGGCCTGGCCGAGCAAGTGCTGGAGTTCGTATTCGACCGTCTGCGTGCGCGCTATGAAGACGAAGGCGTGGACGTTTCCGTCTACCTGTCGGTACGTGCCCTGCAACCAGGCTCGGCACTGGACTTCGACCAGCGTGTGCAAGCCGTACAAGCGTTCCGCAAGCTGCCGGAAGCCGACGCCCTGGCCGCCGTGAACAAGCGCGTGTCGAACCTGCTGAGCAAGGCCGAAGGCCTGGGCAATGCGGATGTCGACCCTGGCCTGTTTGCCGATGCCAAGGAGTTCTCGCTGAACTCGGCTATCGCCAAGGCAGAAAACGCCGTGAAGCCGCTGATCGCCGAGCGCAACTACGCCGAAGCACTGGCGCGCCTGGCCACCTTGCGTGAGCCGGTGGATGCGTTCTTCGAAGCGGTGATGATCAATGCCGAAGATGCCAGCGTGCGGAAAAACCGCTACGCCATGCTGGCGCGCCTGCGCGGCTTGTTCGTCAATATCGCTGACATTTCGACGCTGAGCTGA
- a CDS encoding lysophospholipid acyltransferase produces the protein MEKLKGALLVGALRLFALLPWRAVQAVGSAIGWIMWKTPNRSRDTVRINLSKCFPDMDPAERERLVGQSLMDIGKSLTESACAWIWPAQRSIDLVREVEGLEVLQQALASGKGVVGITSHLGNWEVLNHFYCSQCKPIIFYRPPKLKAVDDLLRKQRVQLGNRVAASTKEGILSVIKEVRKGGQVGIPADPEPAESAGIFVPFFATQALTSKFVPNMLAGHKAVGVFLHALRLPDGSGYKVILEAAPEDMYSTDTATSCAAMSKVVERYVGAYPSQYMWSMKRFKKRPPGEARWY, from the coding sequence GTGGAAAAGTTAAAAGGCGCCTTGCTGGTAGGCGCTCTGCGATTGTTTGCCCTGCTGCCCTGGCGCGCTGTGCAAGCCGTGGGTTCGGCGATTGGCTGGATCATGTGGAAAACCCCCAACCGCTCCCGCGACACGGTGCGGATCAACCTCTCCAAGTGTTTCCCGGACATGGACCCGGCCGAGCGTGAGCGCCTGGTGGGCCAGAGCCTGATGGATATCGGCAAGTCCCTGACCGAAAGCGCCTGCGCCTGGATCTGGCCGGCCCAGCGCTCCATCGACCTGGTGCGCGAAGTCGAAGGCCTGGAAGTGCTGCAGCAAGCCTTGGCCTCGGGCAAAGGCGTGGTCGGCATCACCAGCCACCTGGGCAACTGGGAAGTGTTGAACCACTTCTATTGCAGCCAGTGCAAACCGATCATTTTCTACCGCCCGCCCAAGCTCAAGGCAGTGGATGACCTGCTGCGCAAGCAACGCGTGCAACTGGGCAACCGAGTGGCGGCGTCGACCAAGGAAGGCATCCTCAGCGTGATCAAGGAAGTGCGCAAGGGCGGCCAGGTGGGGATTCCTGCAGATCCGGAGCCGGCGGAATCGGCCGGGATTTTCGTACCGTTCTTCGCCACCCAGGCGCTGACCAGCAAGTTCGTGCCGAACATGCTCGCCGGCCATAAGGCGGTGGGTGTGTTCCTGCATGCCCTGCGGCTGCCGGACGGCTCGGGCTACAAAGTGATCCTGGAAGCGGCGCCGGAAGACATGTACAGCACCGACACGGCCACCTCCTGCGCGGCGATGAGCAAGGTGGTGGAGCGTTATGTCGGCGCCTACCCGAGCCAGTACATGTGGAGCATGAAGCGCTTCAAGAAACGCCCGCCAGGCGAGGCGCGTTGGTACTGA